From the genome of Geothrix sp. 21YS21S-4, one region includes:
- a CDS encoding prepilin-type N-terminal cleavage/methylation domain-containing protein, protein MEAPVRTPSPLSSVARRESGFSMLEFLMAAFILAIGLLGLATLQIMALRTTTSSRGMSTAVLVSEGVMERINAEARQSYLGMVFNGAPSWTPRYIGKAPVVGGILPTAAAPAAAIVDYYDFAGAPLPSATGAYFTVSSWVDTQVISGTVGATDRYLVRVEFTESPDPSNPAKLVKHSVNLVRSVVHA, encoded by the coding sequence GTGGAGGCGCCTGTGAGGACCCCTTCGCCCCTTTCTTCCGTAGCGAGGCGGGAGTCGGGCTTCAGCATGCTCGAATTCCTGATGGCCGCGTTCATCCTGGCCATCGGCTTGCTCGGTTTGGCCACGCTCCAGATCATGGCGCTGCGAACCACCACCAGCAGCCGGGGCATGAGCACGGCGGTGCTCGTCTCCGAGGGCGTGATGGAGCGAATCAACGCGGAGGCCCGGCAGTCCTATCTGGGGATGGTGTTCAACGGCGCTCCCAGCTGGACGCCCCGCTACATCGGCAAGGCGCCGGTGGTGGGCGGCATCCTTCCCACGGCCGCCGCTCCAGCCGCCGCCATCGTGGACTACTACGATTTCGCCGGCGCGCCGCTGCCCAGCGCGACCGGCGCCTATTTCACGGTGTCTTCCTGGGTCGATACCCAGGTCATCAGCGGGACGGTTGGAGCCACGGACCGCTATCTGGTGCGGGTGGAATTCACCGAATCACCGGATCCTTCGAATCCCGCGAAGCTCGTCAAGCACAGCGTCAACCTCGTCCGATCGGTGGTCCATGCCTAG
- a CDS encoding prepilin-type N-terminal cleavage/methylation domain-containing protein, which yields MRTSRHPSRASGYSLIELLAVMAIVAILAIAAVTTIGNRPGSAVRSVMDELEGVLVAAHKRTTSTLADVTLTTNGVWGNTTTPALLSFNGAADLSGETFRYVRGSRDYDYAGVDCGNGWANDAVASLRTVVPTNADPFRDALTRALFTGSLNPPLPDPTKPTVTSFVVNGYSKRFNQGFYIAVVGMRNGFPITSGPVGVIVVPGGGNSIYKFYRSNSAESWRRL from the coding sequence ATGAGAACGAGCCGTCATCCCTCCAGGGCGTCGGGATATTCGCTGATCGAGCTGTTGGCCGTGATGGCGATCGTGGCCATCCTCGCCATCGCCGCGGTCACCACCATCGGGAACCGGCCCGGGAGCGCGGTGCGTTCGGTGATGGACGAGCTCGAAGGGGTGCTGGTCGCCGCCCACAAGCGCACCACCTCCACGCTTGCGGACGTGACCCTCACGACGAACGGGGTGTGGGGAAACACCACCACGCCGGCCCTGTTGAGTTTCAACGGCGCGGCGGATCTCTCCGGCGAGACTTTCCGCTACGTCCGGGGCTCCCGCGACTATGACTACGCGGGCGTGGACTGCGGGAACGGCTGGGCGAACGACGCGGTGGCGTCCTTGAGGACCGTCGTGCCCACCAATGCGGACCCCTTCAGGGATGCGCTGACGCGCGCCCTTTTCACGGGAAGCCTCAATCCTCCGCTTCCGGATCCGACCAAGCCGACGGTCACCTCTTTCGTCGTCAACGGGTACAGCAAGCGCTTCAACCAGGGCTTCTACATTGCCGTGGTGGGGATGCGGAACGGCTTTCCCATCACCAGCGGACCCGTCGGGGTGATCGTGGTGCCCGGCGGAGGGAATTCCATCTACAAGTTCTACCGTTCCAATTCGGCCGAATCGTGGAGGCGCCTGTGA
- the priA gene encoding primosomal protein N': protein MALVPTRIQLNRPLPPLTYLAPEGLPEGVRVRVRLRTTAAMGLAMGPDPAPPAARLRPIEGILDPFPLLPPKLRELHRFAARYYGCLEAHLLPLSLPQALLPHWEAEEDGQPLSFHRDREAWDVLAERGEVWHRDPAILPTLLHRAALRGVGLTEVRLTGAPHPPRVTPAQAKVLLALEDAGGALMEPELLEAAGVGMSVLGTLEKRGLVVRMKRVDLLAQRREAGADRTVTLNEEQRAALEAVALGTFGVHLLQGVTGSGKTEVYLALAERALAANRRVLWLVPEIGLTGRLLSRLEARFPGRVAVGHAGLNAGEKHGDVTRLLFNGASLFVGVRNAVLAPLRDIGLIVVDEEHEGSYKSEEHPRIHARDLAIKRAQIEDCPIVLGSATPSLESWQAAQEGRYRLLRLRQRPAGITLPKVEIVDLRDVYREARRKVILAPPLMQALGETLTRGEQALLLLNRRGYENFWMCRACGKALGCPHCAISLTYHRGDFRLRCHLCGHETAPPEACPDCGAEHLRGVGEGTEQVEEHLRQLFPSARILRLDRDTTRRRGSLEAGLLAAEAGQVDILVGTQMLAKGHTFPRLTLVGVLNADQGLKVADFRASERTFQLLTQVAGRAGRAELAGRVILQTYSPDHPAITFALAQDFEGFAASELPFREGLGYPPFTALSLYRAEADTPRQAHEALEAFRQRLSVPGLRVLGPLEAGVPRVRDRWRMHLLLKGGRGALSEVLRRHPLDPGGSVSLDRDPLQFG from the coding sequence ATGGCCCTCGTCCCCACCCGCATCCAGCTGAACCGGCCGCTGCCCCCGCTCACCTACCTGGCGCCGGAGGGGCTGCCGGAGGGCGTGCGGGTGCGCGTGCGGTTGCGCACGACCGCGGCGATGGGGTTGGCGATGGGCCCGGATCCCGCACCGCCGGCGGCCCGGTTGCGGCCCATCGAGGGCATCCTGGATCCCTTTCCTCTCCTGCCGCCCAAACTGCGGGAACTCCATCGTTTCGCGGCCCGCTACTACGGCTGCCTGGAGGCGCACCTCCTGCCGTTGAGCCTCCCTCAGGCCCTGCTGCCCCACTGGGAGGCGGAGGAGGATGGACAGCCGTTGTCCTTTCACCGGGACCGGGAAGCTTGGGATGTATTGGCGGAGAGGGGCGAGGTCTGGCACCGCGATCCGGCCATTCTCCCAACCCTGCTGCACCGGGCCGCCTTGCGGGGCGTGGGGCTCACCGAGGTGCGGCTCACGGGGGCGCCCCATCCTCCCCGGGTGACGCCCGCCCAGGCCAAGGTCCTGCTGGCGCTGGAGGACGCGGGCGGCGCCCTGATGGAGCCGGAGCTGCTGGAAGCGGCGGGCGTGGGCATGTCGGTGCTGGGCACCCTGGAGAAGCGGGGGCTCGTCGTGCGGATGAAGCGGGTGGATCTGCTGGCCCAGCGGCGGGAGGCCGGAGCGGATCGCACGGTGACGCTCAATGAGGAACAGCGGGCGGCCTTGGAAGCCGTCGCCCTGGGAACCTTCGGCGTCCACCTGCTGCAGGGCGTGACGGGTTCCGGCAAGACGGAGGTCTACCTGGCGCTGGCGGAACGGGCGCTCGCCGCGAATCGGCGGGTGCTGTGGCTGGTGCCGGAAATCGGCCTCACGGGGCGGCTGCTCAGCCGCCTGGAGGCGCGCTTCCCCGGCCGCGTGGCCGTCGGCCATGCGGGGCTGAACGCCGGGGAAAAGCACGGGGACGTCACGCGCCTTCTCTTCAACGGCGCGAGTCTGTTCGTGGGTGTGCGGAACGCGGTCCTGGCGCCCCTCCGCGACATCGGGCTGATCGTCGTGGACGAGGAGCACGAGGGCTCGTACAAGTCCGAGGAACATCCCCGCATCCATGCCCGGGACCTGGCGATCAAGCGGGCTCAGATCGAGGACTGTCCCATCGTTCTCGGCAGCGCCACGCCCAGCCTGGAAAGCTGGCAGGCGGCGCAGGAGGGCCGCTACCGGCTGCTCCGGCTGCGCCAGCGGCCCGCCGGCATCACCCTTCCGAAAGTGGAGATCGTGGATCTCCGCGACGTGTACCGCGAGGCGCGGCGGAAGGTGATCCTGGCGCCGCCCCTGATGCAGGCTCTAGGCGAGACCTTGACTCGGGGAGAGCAGGCCCTTCTCCTGCTGAACCGGCGGGGCTACGAGAACTTCTGGATGTGCCGGGCCTGCGGGAAGGCGCTGGGATGTCCCCACTGCGCCATTTCGCTCACCTACCACCGCGGCGACTTCCGTCTCCGCTGTCACCTCTGTGGTCACGAGACGGCGCCCCCGGAAGCCTGTCCCGACTGCGGCGCCGAGCATCTCCGCGGCGTGGGGGAGGGCACGGAGCAGGTGGAGGAGCACCTCCGCCAGCTCTTCCCCTCCGCGCGCATTCTGCGCCTGGACCGGGATACCACCCGCCGCCGGGGCTCCCTGGAAGCAGGGCTGCTCGCGGCCGAGGCGGGGCAGGTGGACATCCTGGTGGGCACCCAGATGCTGGCCAAGGGCCACACCTTCCCTCGGCTCACCCTGGTGGGCGTACTCAACGCGGATCAGGGCCTGAAGGTTGCCGATTTCCGGGCGTCCGAGCGGACCTTCCAATTGCTCACGCAGGTGGCGGGCCGCGCCGGTCGGGCCGAGCTGGCCGGGCGGGTGATCCTCCAGACCTACTCTCCCGACCATCCCGCGATCACCTTCGCCCTGGCTCAGGATTTCGAAGGTTTTGCGGCTTCGGAGCTGCCCTTCCGCGAAGGACTGGGCTACCCCCCTTTCACGGCCCTCAGCCTCTATCGCGCCGAGGCCGACACGCCTCGTCAGGCCCATGAAGCATTGGAAGCGTTTCGACAGCGCTTGTCCGTTCCGGGGTTGCGCGTCCTGGGTCCTCTGGAAGCCGGGGTTCCCCGAGTTCGGGACCGCTGGCGGATGCACCTCCTGCTCAAGGGCGGGCGAGGCGCGCTCAGCGAAGTGCTCCGCCGCCACCCGCTGGATCCCGGCGGGTCCGTCAGCCTGGACCGGGATCCGCTTCAGTTTGGGTGA
- the tsaD gene encoding tRNA (adenosine(37)-N6)-threonylcarbamoyltransferase complex transferase subunit TsaD, producing the protein MLVLGLESSCDDCSAAVVEETLAGPVLRSLVRESQDAIHGPFGGVVPELAAREHLLQARAVMAGALVGAGVGLDDLDRIAVTRGPGLVGSLLATFSASKAVAWRAGIPWVGVHHLLGHLNAARFAAPALPFPALVLLVSGGHTHLYLAKDWTSLSLLQKTRDDAAGEAFDKAARMLDLGYPGGPLVDAAARAASRAGEPFTPPKFRDGKPSWSFSGLKTAVKLRVERNPRLASAGAQDPDVQGLCRSLQEAISAWLLKPIPALAEEHGARSLVISGGVACNSRLRTEAALVAARTGLALAIPEPRLCTDNGAMIAAAGALLEPDPDPWPRNADADLKLELGG; encoded by the coding sequence ATGCTGGTCCTGGGCCTGGAATCCTCCTGCGACGACTGCTCCGCCGCGGTGGTGGAGGAGACGCTCGCGGGTCCGGTGCTGCGGTCCCTGGTGCGCGAGAGCCAGGACGCCATCCACGGGCCCTTCGGGGGCGTGGTGCCGGAACTCGCGGCGCGGGAACACCTGCTCCAGGCGCGCGCCGTGATGGCCGGCGCTCTGGTGGGCGCCGGCGTGGGGCTGGATGATCTCGACCGCATCGCGGTCACGCGCGGTCCGGGGCTGGTGGGCAGCCTCCTCGCCACCTTCAGCGCCAGCAAGGCCGTGGCATGGCGCGCGGGCATTCCCTGGGTGGGCGTCCACCACCTGCTGGGCCATCTCAATGCGGCGCGTTTCGCCGCGCCGGCCCTGCCCTTTCCCGCGCTCGTTCTGCTGGTCTCCGGCGGGCACACGCACCTCTATCTCGCCAAGGATTGGACCTCCCTGAGCCTGCTCCAGAAGACGCGGGACGACGCGGCGGGGGAGGCCTTCGACAAGGCCGCGCGGATGCTGGATCTGGGCTATCCCGGCGGGCCGCTGGTGGACGCCGCGGCCCGGGCCGCTTCCCGCGCTGGCGAACCGTTCACGCCCCCCAAGTTCCGCGACGGCAAACCGTCGTGGAGCTTCTCGGGACTGAAGACCGCGGTGAAGCTGCGGGTGGAGCGGAATCCGCGATTGGCGTCAGCGGGGGCCCAGGATCCCGACGTCCAGGGCCTGTGCCGCAGCCTGCAGGAAGCCATCAGCGCCTGGCTGCTGAAGCCCATTCCCGCCCTGGCGGAGGAACACGGCGCGCGGAGCCTGGTGATCAGCGGCGGCGTCGCGTGCAATTCGCGGCTGCGTACCGAGGCGGCGCTGGTCGCCGCGCGGACGGGCTTGGCCCTGGCGATCCCCGAGCCGCGCCTCTGCACCGACAACGGCGCTATGATCGCCGCCGCGGGCGCCCTGCTGGAGCCCGACCCCGATCCGTGGCCCCGGAACGCCGACGCGGACCTCAAGCTGGAGCTGGGAGGCTGA
- the gatC gene encoding Asp-tRNA(Asn)/Glu-tRNA(Gln) amidotransferase subunit GatC, whose translation MEVTCEDVLRCAALAHLKLAEEEIEPLRLAMARMLSHAASLDELPLDTVEPMFGLAGRALPRREDVPGESFTQAEALASAPEQDRGHFVVPKVL comes from the coding sequence ATGGAAGTGACCTGCGAGGATGTCCTGCGCTGCGCCGCCCTGGCTCACCTGAAGCTGGCCGAGGAGGAGATCGAGCCCCTGCGGCTGGCGATGGCGCGGATGCTGTCCCACGCGGCGAGCCTGGACGAGCTGCCCCTCGACACGGTGGAGCCCATGTTCGGACTGGCGGGCCGCGCCCTCCCGCGACGGGAGGATGTCCCGGGGGAATCCTTCACCCAGGCGGAAGCCCTGGCCTCCGCTCCCGAGCAGGATCGGGGGCACTTCGTGGTTCCGAAGGTGCTGTAG
- a CDS encoding anhydro-N-acetylmuramic acid kinase, which translates to MRPPIPLPEDRPWRVLGLMSGTSADGVDAVLAEIDPRAFPEGRPLLRLLGHRAEPYPGPLRDEVLAAASNRLDPAGLCVLQRRLGDHHARAAADLCAELDLRPDLASLHGQTVQHHPAEGASLQLADPYVLAEAVGCPVVWDLRRRDLALGGQGAPLVPLPELWLRGREPWLALNLGGIANLAAWDGSRLRAWDTGPGMSLLDLAARRWLDLPFDPAGAAASGAVHAPLLETWLAHPYFRQAPPKSTGREVFGEAWLGAEALALEALPLPDRLATLAAFTAEAVAREAARLDPVPSGARGLVSGGGAQHERLRAELTARLRVPLEDDLAFPSGAREAVSWALLGAASAQGVAGNLPEVTGASRPAALGSWVWP; encoded by the coding sequence ATGCGCCCCCCCATCCCGCTTCCGGAGGACCGCCCCTGGCGCGTGCTGGGCCTGATGTCCGGCACCAGCGCCGACGGTGTGGACGCCGTGCTCGCGGAAATCGATCCCCGCGCCTTTCCCGAGGGACGCCCCCTCCTCCGGCTGCTGGGCCACCGGGCCGAACCCTATCCCGGACCCCTGCGGGACGAGGTCCTGGCGGCCGCTTCGAACCGCCTCGATCCCGCTGGCCTGTGCGTTCTCCAGCGCCGGCTGGGCGACCATCACGCGCGGGCGGCGGCGGACCTGTGCGCGGAACTGGACCTCCGGCCCGACCTCGCCAGCCTCCACGGCCAGACCGTCCAGCACCACCCCGCCGAGGGCGCGAGTCTCCAGCTGGCGGATCCCTACGTCCTGGCCGAAGCCGTCGGCTGTCCCGTGGTGTGGGACCTCCGCCGGCGCGACCTGGCGCTGGGGGGACAGGGCGCACCACTGGTGCCCCTGCCCGAGCTGTGGCTCCGCGGGCGCGAGCCGTGGCTGGCCTTGAACCTGGGCGGAATCGCCAACCTCGCCGCCTGGGACGGCAGCCGCCTCCGGGCCTGGGACACCGGCCCGGGCATGTCGCTCCTGGACCTCGCCGCCCGCCGCTGGCTGGACTTGCCCTTCGATCCCGCCGGGGCGGCGGCCTCCGGTGCCGTCCACGCGCCGCTGCTCGAAACGTGGCTGGCGCATCCCTACTTCCGTCAGGCGCCCCCCAAATCCACGGGGCGGGAGGTCTTCGGCGAGGCGTGGCTGGGGGCGGAAGCCCTGGCACTGGAGGCCCTGCCCCTCCCCGACCGGCTGGCGACGCTGGCGGCCTTCACGGCGGAAGCGGTGGCGCGGGAGGCCGCGCGGCTGGATCCCGTCCCCTCCGGCGCCCGCGGGCTGGTGAGCGGCGGAGGGGCGCAGCATGAACGGCTCCGCGCCGAACTGACCGCGCGGCTGCGCGTGCCCCTGGAGGACGATCTCGCCTTTCCTTCCGGCGCCCGGGAAGCCGTCAGCTGGGCACTCCTCGGCGCCGCCAGCGCCCAGGGGGTGGCCGGCAACCTGCCGGAAGTGACCGGCGCGTCCCGGCCCGCGGCGCTGGGGAGCTGGGTCTGGCCGTGA
- a CDS encoding transglutaminase domain-containing protein, with protein sequence MKAARWIDHLPLWVVLGAAASTGTYDPGELVAMALPLAAAVGVELLRWDLGRRQRWLEAGAVVFFLADLSRGRGIFAVAIHTLFLLAGMRLALPRELPQRRQLVLIGFLLLLTAAVSTTDLIFLVWALAWAGAAAAALLQQTWEASAALRRGAPSRAPYARVPLWLGASVLLGAAFFLLLPRLNAGFRPPFLRVAGALAQAGLGDQLDLGANGPIAPNSEVVLRIVPPPEWNPTDSRGLELLRGVALEALDGDRWTTSDLTPSTAFMPPARHASAFRVEFLFSPSGQGILALPYGLSEVAPPGLPLRRAEGGSLRWRFPRARPMPVEVAWNPSDADPGEGELSSRRRQLLLQPGPEEAAIRRWSLRVAPGILPAPQLARTLERALRGFRYTLDNPSGGTERPLEDFLERTQAGHCEYFASAMALMMRTRGVPARVVNGYRLGPWIPEGGYFRVSQDQAHSWVEYWDQGRWRRADPTPAGPPGAKDAGFLAALSRWADTLNYRWDRYVVRFSDEDQQAGLSWIQSAAQAWEWRWKAPPAGLSWSVGTLALAWIGWRSRALWRPTPSGPGSIRALRPLLARLRRQAPPISGETARAWLERLGALRPERAEALLRLAEAVEAQIYGEKASMEASALAKAEASAWRGWKASTSR encoded by the coding sequence GTGAAGGCGGCGCGGTGGATCGACCACCTCCCCCTGTGGGTGGTCCTGGGGGCGGCCGCGTCCACCGGCACCTACGATCCGGGCGAACTGGTGGCGATGGCGCTTCCCCTGGCCGCGGCCGTCGGAGTGGAGCTGCTCCGGTGGGATCTGGGCCGCCGCCAGCGCTGGCTGGAGGCGGGGGCCGTGGTCTTCTTCCTCGCGGACCTCAGCCGGGGCCGGGGCATCTTCGCAGTGGCCATCCACACCCTCTTCCTCCTGGCGGGCATGCGCCTGGCCCTCCCACGGGAGCTGCCCCAGCGGCGCCAGCTGGTACTCATCGGGTTCCTGCTGCTCCTCACCGCCGCCGTCAGTACCACGGACCTGATCTTCCTCGTCTGGGCCCTGGCCTGGGCCGGAGCGGCCGCCGCGGCCCTGCTCCAGCAGACGTGGGAGGCCTCTGCCGCGCTCCGGAGAGGGGCGCCGTCGCGGGCCCCCTACGCCCGCGTCCCGCTCTGGCTGGGCGCGTCGGTCCTTCTGGGGGCGGCGTTCTTCCTGCTGCTTCCCCGTCTCAATGCCGGCTTCCGCCCGCCCTTCCTGCGGGTGGCGGGCGCCCTGGCCCAGGCGGGCCTGGGGGACCAGCTCGACTTGGGCGCGAACGGCCCCATCGCCCCCAACAGCGAGGTCGTCCTCCGCATCGTGCCGCCGCCCGAATGGAATCCGACCGACAGCCGCGGCCTGGAACTTCTGCGTGGCGTGGCGCTGGAGGCCCTGGACGGCGACCGGTGGACCACCTCCGATCTGACGCCCAGCACGGCCTTCATGCCCCCCGCCCGGCACGCCAGCGCCTTCCGGGTGGAATTCCTGTTCAGCCCCAGCGGGCAGGGGATCCTCGCCCTGCCCTACGGCTTGAGCGAGGTCGCGCCGCCGGGCCTGCCGCTGCGGCGGGCGGAAGGGGGCAGCCTCCGGTGGCGGTTCCCCCGGGCTCGGCCCATGCCGGTGGAGGTGGCGTGGAATCCCAGTGACGCGGACCCCGGCGAAGGCGAGCTGTCCTCCCGCCGGCGCCAGCTGCTGCTCCAGCCGGGCCCCGAGGAAGCCGCAATCCGCCGCTGGAGCCTGCGCGTGGCGCCGGGGATCCTTCCGGCGCCCCAATTGGCGCGGACGCTGGAGCGCGCCCTCCGCGGCTTCCGCTACACCCTCGACAACCCGTCGGGGGGAACGGAGCGCCCCCTGGAGGATTTCCTGGAGCGCACCCAGGCGGGCCACTGCGAGTACTTCGCCTCGGCCATGGCGCTGATGATGCGGACCCGCGGCGTCCCCGCCCGCGTGGTGAACGGCTATCGCCTCGGCCCGTGGATTCCCGAAGGCGGCTATTTCCGCGTGAGCCAGGACCAGGCCCACAGCTGGGTGGAGTACTGGGACCAGGGCCGCTGGCGGCGCGCGGATCCGACCCCCGCGGGTCCGCCGGGGGCCAAGGACGCGGGCTTCCTCGCCGCCCTGTCGCGGTGGGCGGACACCCTGAACTACCGCTGGGACCGCTACGTCGTCCGGTTCTCCGACGAGGACCAGCAGGCGGGCCTGTCGTGGATCCAGAGCGCCGCCCAAGCCTGGGAATGGCGCTGGAAGGCGCCCCCGGCGGGACTTTCCTGGTCGGTGGGCACGCTGGCCTTGGCCTGGATCGGCTGGCGCAGCCGCGCCCTGTGGCGGCCCACGCCCTCCGGCCCGGGCAGCATCCGCGCCCTGCGGCCCCTCCTGGCCCGCCTCCGGCGGCAGGCGCCGCCCATCTCCGGAGAAACGGCCCGGGCGTGGCTGGAGCGCCTCGGCGCCCTCCGGCCGGAACGGGCCGAGGCCCTTTTGCGGCTGGCGGAGGCCGTGGAGGCCCAGATCTACGGGGAGAAAGCGAGCATGGAAGCCTCCGCCCTGGCGAAGGCGGAGGCTTCCGCGTGGCGGGGGTGGAAGGCTTCTACTTCCCGGTGA
- a CDS encoding slipin family protein, whose amino-acid sequence MDALLTSFGCFGPIALFLVIYFFACLKVVNEYERLVVFTLGKVDAQPKGPGLCFVWRPFQTSVTVSLRTVVMDVPSQDIITRDNVSLKVSAVVYFKVLDPKAAIVGVENYYYATSQMAQTTLRSILGEVTLDELLADREKLSQRLREIIDRSTEPWGIEVTSVELKSVDLPEQIQRAMGKQAEAEREKRAKIIAAEGELLASQQLLEAANKISENPTALQMRYLQTLGEIATEKNSTIVFPLPIELMKAFEKLTGK is encoded by the coding sequence ATGGACGCCCTGCTCACGTCGTTCGGCTGCTTCGGCCCGATCGCGCTCTTCCTGGTGATCTACTTCTTCGCCTGCCTCAAGGTGGTGAACGAGTACGAACGGCTGGTGGTCTTCACCCTGGGGAAGGTCGACGCCCAGCCCAAGGGACCGGGCCTGTGCTTCGTGTGGCGGCCCTTCCAGACCTCCGTCACCGTGAGCCTGCGCACCGTGGTCATGGACGTCCCGAGCCAGGACATCATCACCCGCGACAACGTCAGCCTGAAGGTGAGCGCCGTCGTCTACTTCAAGGTGCTGGATCCCAAAGCCGCCATCGTGGGCGTGGAGAACTACTACTACGCCACCAGCCAGATGGCCCAGACGACGCTGCGCAGCATCCTGGGCGAGGTCACCCTGGACGAGCTGCTGGCCGATCGCGAGAAGCTGAGCCAGCGCCTGCGGGAGATCATCGACCGCTCCACGGAGCCCTGGGGCATCGAGGTCACCAGTGTGGAGCTGAAGAGCGTGGACCTGCCCGAGCAGATCCAGCGCGCCATGGGCAAGCAGGCCGAGGCGGAGCGCGAGAAGCGGGCGAAGATCATCGCCGCCGAGGGCGAGCTGTTGGCCAGCCAGCAATTGCTGGAAGCCGCCAACAAGATCAGCGAGAACCCCACGGCCCTCCAGATGCGCTACCTCCAGACCCTGGGCGAGATCGCCACGGAGAAGAACAGCACCATCGTCTTCCCGCTGCCCATCGAGCTGATGAAGGCCTTCGAGAAGCTCACCGGGAAGTAG
- a CDS encoding MBL fold metallo-hydrolase, with protein sequence MLNLETFPVGPLGCNCSLLWDPATGQGVVVDPGGDGAKIRKRVETLGFTVTALLHTHAHFDHVGATRELQDLWQCPAHLHADDGFLIDALPRQTGLFGMPAIPQPEMADLNAGDRHGDLTTLHTPGHTPGSCCFHGEFARGRVLLAGDTLFRGGVGRTDLWGGNWDQLEASIRRELYVLDGATLVIPGHGPATTIGEEATGNPFVRGHS encoded by the coding sequence ATGCTGAACCTGGAAACCTTCCCCGTCGGACCCCTCGGCTGCAACTGCTCCCTTCTGTGGGATCCGGCTACGGGGCAGGGGGTGGTGGTGGATCCCGGCGGCGACGGCGCGAAGATCCGGAAGCGAGTGGAAACCCTCGGCTTCACCGTCACGGCGCTGCTCCACACCCACGCCCACTTCGATCATGTGGGCGCCACCCGCGAACTGCAGGACCTGTGGCAGTGCCCCGCGCACCTGCACGCGGACGACGGGTTCCTGATCGACGCCCTGCCGCGCCAGACGGGGCTGTTCGGGATGCCCGCCATCCCCCAGCCCGAGATGGCGGACCTGAACGCCGGGGATCGCCACGGAGACCTGACCACGCTGCACACCCCGGGCCACACGCCCGGCTCCTGCTGCTTCCACGGCGAATTCGCCCGCGGACGGGTGCTGCTGGCGGGGGACACGCTGTTCCGCGGGGGCGTCGGACGCACGGACCTGTGGGGCGGAAACTGGGATCAGCTGGAGGCGAGCATCCGCCGGGAGCTCTACGTCCTGGACGGCGCCACCCTGGTGATCCCGGGCCACGGACCCGCCACCACCATCGGCGAGGAGGCGACGGGCAATCCCTTCGTGAGGGGCCATTCGTGA
- a CDS encoding DUF5808 domain-containing protein, with amino-acid sequence MEPHDRTPGWLSKWDLVPLAAVLLVACALPVLLSRLPDPIPTHFDLRGRPDGWTSKAAFPWLLFGLPGGLWLILLFSGWAFAGSDQDPDGRKGAAMAPMRGFTASGVMVLLLAVVLRPGSLALGFGIFAAFLLLGMILMVRELKRLGAPGPSDDYRWGLFYVNPDDPKVWVPKRFGIGWTLNYAHASAWWLTLLLLAPVLGLLLVQVLIRR; translated from the coding sequence ATGGAACCCCACGATCGCACTCCGGGCTGGCTTTCCAAGTGGGACCTGGTCCCGCTCGCGGCGGTGCTCCTGGTGGCCTGCGCGCTGCCGGTCCTCCTGTCCCGCCTGCCGGATCCGATTCCCACCCACTTCGACCTGCGGGGCCGGCCGGACGGCTGGACGTCCAAGGCCGCGTTTCCCTGGCTTCTGTTCGGCCTTCCCGGCGGTCTGTGGCTGATCCTGCTCTTCAGCGGGTGGGCCTTCGCCGGGAGCGACCAGGATCCCGACGGCCGGAAGGGCGCGGCGATGGCCCCCATGCGGGGATTCACCGCCTCCGGGGTGATGGTCCTGCTCCTCGCCGTCGTCCTCCGCCCCGGAAGCCTCGCCCTCGGCTTCGGAATCTTCGCCGCCTTCCTCCTGCTGGGAATGATCCTGATGGTCCGGGAACTCAAGCGGCTCGGAGCCCCGGGGCCTTCGGACGACTACCGGTGGGGCCTCTTCTACGTGAATCCCGACGACCCCAAGGTGTGGGTGCCCAAGCGCTTCGGCATCGGGTGGACGCTCAACTACGCCCACGCCTCGGCGTGGTGGCTCACCCTCCTGCTGCTGGCGCCGGTGCTGGGCCTGCTGTTGGTCCAGGTCCTGATCCGCCGCTAG